From Halococcus agarilyticus, one genomic window encodes:
- the metG gene encoding methionine--tRNA ligase, whose amino-acid sequence MSHESFPTANPAVVTCGLPYANGDLHVGHLRTYVGGDAFARALEKLGQDTAFVSGSDMHGTPVAVNAWREGVSPEEFALRHHEKYEATFPEFDVAFDNYGHTAEETNVELTQEFVRELDDGGYIYEKEIEVAWDPEEDQPLPDRYVEGTCPYCGEHARGDECDEGCGRHLEPGEIEEPTSVITGNPAEYRTREHEFLRLSEFQDYLTGFIDRLDGTSNAKNQPREWIEGELQDWCITRDLDWGIEYPGEEDLVLYVWVDAPIEYIASTKQYSERVGADEYDWEEVWQEGGEIVHVIGRDIIQHHTVFWPAVLHGVDYNEPRSVLASGFVNLDGKGFSTSRNRAVWADDYLDEGFDTDLYRYYVTTGTGFQQDVDFSWERFAERVNGELVGTLGNFCYRSLLFAHRNYDGTPESDVSEEVAERIESAIEDFGDALDDYSIRAIGQAPVKLAQFGNEYIQGHEPWKLDDPERGAVIRDCVQLVKAIAVLAEPVLPSTAERLWDQLDESGSVHDATLDAALDAPSADFDAPEELFETIEDDRVAELNEELEAQIEAASESDADEDSSDDDTAEPDVDLPALADERIGFEAFQNLDIRVGEIELAEGIEGADDLARLEVDLGVETRQVVAGIKQLHDLDDLPGTRVVVLANIEKNELFGVESNGMVLAAGEDADLLTTHADSVPGTRVR is encoded by the coding sequence ATGAGCCACGAGTCGTTCCCCACCGCAAACCCGGCGGTGGTCACGTGCGGACTCCCGTACGCCAACGGCGATCTCCACGTCGGCCACCTCCGAACCTACGTCGGCGGCGACGCGTTCGCGCGCGCGCTCGAAAAACTCGGCCAGGACACCGCGTTCGTCTCGGGATCGGACATGCACGGCACGCCCGTCGCGGTCAACGCGTGGCGCGAGGGCGTCTCGCCCGAGGAGTTCGCGCTGCGCCACCACGAGAAGTACGAAGCGACGTTCCCGGAGTTCGACGTCGCATTCGACAACTACGGCCACACCGCCGAGGAGACGAACGTCGAACTCACCCAGGAGTTCGTGCGCGAACTCGATGACGGTGGGTATATCTACGAGAAGGAAATCGAGGTCGCGTGGGACCCCGAGGAGGACCAACCCCTGCCCGATCGGTACGTCGAGGGAACGTGTCCGTACTGTGGCGAACACGCCCGCGGCGACGAGTGCGACGAGGGCTGCGGTCGCCACCTCGAACCGGGCGAGATCGAAGAGCCCACCAGCGTCATCACGGGGAACCCCGCGGAGTACCGCACCCGCGAGCACGAGTTCCTCCGGCTCTCGGAGTTCCAGGACTACCTCACGGGGTTCATCGACCGGCTCGACGGCACGTCGAACGCGAAAAATCAGCCCCGGGAGTGGATCGAGGGGGAGCTCCAGGACTGGTGTATCACCCGCGATCTCGACTGGGGGATCGAGTACCCTGGCGAGGAGGACCTCGTGCTCTACGTCTGGGTCGACGCGCCGATCGAATACATCGCCTCCACGAAGCAGTACAGCGAACGCGTTGGGGCCGACGAGTACGACTGGGAGGAAGTCTGGCAAGAGGGGGGAGAGATCGTCCACGTCATCGGCCGGGACATCATCCAGCACCACACCGTCTTCTGGCCCGCCGTCCTCCACGGGGTGGACTACAACGAACCCCGATCGGTGCTGGCGAGCGGGTTCGTCAACCTCGACGGCAAGGGGTTCTCGACCAGCCGGAATCGGGCGGTCTGGGCGGACGACTACCTCGACGAGGGGTTCGATACCGACCTCTATCGGTACTACGTCACCACCGGGACGGGGTTCCAGCAGGACGTCGACTTCTCGTGGGAACGGTTCGCCGAGCGGGTCAACGGCGAGCTGGTGGGGACGCTCGGCAACTTCTGTTATCGGTCGCTACTCTTTGCCCACCGCAACTACGACGGCACACCCGAAAGCGACGTTTCCGAAGAGGTCGCGGAGCGCATCGAGTCGGCGATCGAGGACTTCGGCGACGCACTCGACGACTACTCCATCCGAGCGATCGGCCAGGCACCGGTCAAACTCGCCCAGTTCGGCAACGAGTACATCCAGGGCCACGAGCCGTGGAAGCTCGACGATCCCGAGCGCGGGGCGGTGATCCGGGACTGCGTCCAGCTCGTGAAGGCGATCGCGGTGCTCGCCGAGCCGGTGTTACCGAGCACCGCCGAACGACTCTGGGACCAGCTCGACGAGTCCGGCTCGGTCCACGACGCCACCCTCGACGCGGCGCTCGACGCGCCGTCCGCGGACTTCGACGCCCCCGAAGAGCTGTTCGAGACGATCGAAGACGATCGCGTCGCGGAGCTGAACGAGGAGCTCGAAGCCCAGATCGAAGCCGCCAGCGAGAGCGACGCCGACGAAGACAGTTCCGACGACGACACCGCCGAACCCGACGTCGATCTCCCGGCGCTCGCCGACGAGCGGATCGGGTTCGAGGCGTTCCAGAACCTCGACATCCGAGTGGGGGAAATCGAACTCGCGGAGGGGATCGAGGGCGCGGACGACCTCGCACGGCTGGAGGTCGATCTCGGCGTCGAAACTCGCCAGGTGGTCGCGGGGATCAAGCAGCTCCACGATCTCGACGACCTCCCGGGAACCCGCGTGGTCGTGCTCGCCAACATCGAGAAGAACGAGCTGTTCGGCGTCGAAAGCAACGGGATGGTGCTCGCGGCGGGCGAGGATGCGGACCTGCTCACCACCCACGCGGACAGCGTGCCCGGCACGCGGGTTCGCTAA
- a CDS encoding DUF7344 domain-containing protein: MLDTDAVFDVLAVRRRRYVLYALLEADGGLALRDLAGLIAAAESGRPIAAVAGACRRVAADLARTHLPALDREGLVEYDREREHASLADGHERAMSYLELASRYERPATAAGPDGA; this comes from the coding sequence ATGCTCGATACCGACGCCGTCTTCGACGTCCTCGCCGTGCGTCGTCGCCGCTACGTGCTCTACGCCCTGCTCGAAGCCGACGGCGGGCTCGCGCTCCGTGATCTCGCCGGCCTGATCGCGGCCGCCGAGTCGGGCCGGCCGATCGCGGCGGTGGCCGGCGCGTGCCGACGGGTCGCCGCCGATCTCGCGCGGACCCATCTCCCGGCGCTCGACCGGGAAGGACTCGTGGAGTACGACCGCGAGCGCGAGCACGCCAGCCTCGCCGACGGTCACGAGCGGGCGATGTCGTATCTCGAACTCGCCAGCCGGTACGAGCGGCCGGCGACCGCCGCCGGCCCGGACGGCGCATAG
- the mfnA gene encoding tyrosine decarboxylase MfnA yields the protein MQRASPQEFSRVLSSMCTEPHPAARAAAEEFLATNPGDPATYETVADLEREAITALAEIAGHPDAVGYITSGGTEANIQAMRIARDRGPTGGPVTSERANVVAPASVHFSFHKAADVLGLELRTAPLDDDYRADPDAMSELVDGDTVAVVGVAGSTEYGRVDPIPAIADLASEAEALCHVDAAWGGFHLPFTEHDWQFDHAAIDTLTIDPHKLGQAAVPAGGLLARSSDLLDELAIDTPYLESASQASLTGTRSGAGVASAAAAMDELWPDGYREQAERCQANADWLAAALDERGYDVVEPELPLVAATLPEREFDALREAGWRIARTASGDLRIVCMPHVTRETLREFVTDLDRVE from the coding sequence ATGCAGCGGGCCTCCCCGCAGGAGTTCTCCCGGGTTCTCTCCTCGATGTGTACGGAACCCCACCCCGCGGCTCGCGCGGCAGCCGAGGAGTTCCTCGCGACGAACCCCGGCGATCCGGCCACCTACGAGACGGTCGCGGATCTCGAACGCGAGGCCATCACAGCGCTCGCCGAGATCGCCGGCCATCCGGATGCGGTAGGATACATCACCAGCGGTGGCACCGAGGCGAACATCCAGGCGATGCGGATCGCGCGCGATCGCGGGCCGACCGGCGGTCCGGTGACCAGCGAACGGGCGAACGTCGTCGCACCCGCGAGCGTCCACTTCAGTTTCCACAAGGCCGCCGACGTGCTCGGCCTCGAGCTTCGAACTGCACCGCTCGACGACGACTACCGGGCCGATCCCGACGCGATGAGCGAACTCGTCGACGGCGACACCGTCGCGGTGGTCGGCGTCGCCGGCTCGACCGAGTACGGGCGCGTCGATCCGATCCCCGCGATCGCCGATCTCGCGAGCGAGGCCGAGGCGCTGTGTCACGTCGACGCCGCGTGGGGCGGCTTTCATCTGCCATTCACCGAGCACGACTGGCAGTTCGATCACGCCGCCATCGACACCCTGACGATCGACCCCCACAAGCTCGGTCAGGCGGCCGTGCCCGCCGGCGGACTGCTCGCGCGCTCGTCCGATCTGCTCGACGAACTCGCGATCGATACGCCGTATCTCGAATCGGCCTCGCAGGCCAGCCTCACGGGGACGCGGAGCGGCGCGGGCGTCGCGAGCGCGGCCGCCGCGATGGACGAACTCTGGCCCGATGGCTATCGCGAGCAGGCCGAGCGCTGTCAGGCGAACGCCGACTGGCTCGCCGCCGCACTCGACGAACGGGGCTACGACGTCGTCGAACCCGAGTTGCCGCTGGTCGCCGCCACCCTCCCCGAACGCGAGTTCGACGCACTCCGTGAGGCCGGCTGGCGGATCGCACGCACCGCGTCGGGCGATCTCCGGATCGTGTGCATGCCCCACGTCACCCGCGAGACGCTTCGGGAGTTCGTGACCGATCTCGATCGCGTCGAATAA
- a CDS encoding winged helix-turn-helix transcriptional regulator has protein sequence MGEREVDEQKRSTLRRFAALGAVGPFTHLAADDDSDARSAIAGYLAATPGAHFSKLRDDLDLGTGETQHHLRRLQDEGTVESRRDGDYRRFFPAGEFDEFERIALGYLRRETPRGMVRTLLIDPDATASDLAAELGVSRPTVSKHAADLERAGLLSRADGYALDRPELLLTLLVRYADSFDAATVQFAGEADRLIRLDR, from the coding sequence ATGGGAGAGCGCGAGGTCGACGAACAGAAGCGGTCCACGCTCCGGCGCTTCGCCGCGCTCGGAGCGGTCGGCCCGTTCACACACCTCGCAGCCGACGACGACAGCGACGCCCGGAGCGCGATTGCGGGCTACCTCGCGGCGACGCCCGGCGCACACTTCTCGAAGCTCCGCGACGACCTCGATCTCGGCACCGGCGAGACCCAACACCACCTCCGGCGACTCCAGGACGAAGGAACGGTCGAGAGCCGGCGCGACGGCGACTACCGACGCTTCTTCCCCGCGGGCGAGTTCGACGAGTTCGAACGGATCGCGCTCGGCTACCTCCGGCGCGAGACACCCCGCGGGATGGTGCGCACGCTCTTGATCGATCCCGACGCGACCGCGAGCGATCTCGCGGCCGAACTCGGCGTCTCGCGACCCACCGTGAGCAAGCACGCCGCCGACCTCGAACGCGCGGGGCTGCTCTCGCGGGCCGACGGCTACGCTCTCGACCGGCCGGAGCTGCTGTTGACGCTGCTCGTGCGGTACGCCGACTCCTTCGACGCCGCCACGGTGCAGTTCGCGGGCGAGGCCGACCGGCTCATCCGGCTCGATCGCTGA
- the ppsA gene encoding pyruvate, water dikinase, protein MAVLWLDEVGKDDIGDVGGKGASLGELAGAGLPVPPAFVVTAGTYRSFIEETGIDEALFEAVDVDPDDSAALAEAQARAEELILDTEMPADLREEIVETYGNLDDGEAFVAVRSSATAEDLPDASFAGQQETFLNVTEEDLVERVRECWASLFTQRAIYYREQQGFDHEKVDIAVVVQRMVDAEKSGVMFTSHPSTGEDELIIEAAWGLGEAVVAGEVSPDNYVIDRASGDLDSVTVAEKNTMYVKSETGETVSEGVPEDKRTAQVLDESEIDRLVELGERVEDHYGEPQDVEWAIVDGEVFMLQSRPITTITEADAGAGAETGVADGSGADDTTAEEVILTGLGASPGVASGPVRLVERLDQLDKVEEGDLIVTEMTTPDMVPAMKRAGGIVTDEGGMTSHAAIVSRELGVPAVVGSQSATGTLEDGQLVTIDGDKGTIREGRTTDGERDAVEEVRPQSPVKPMTATEVKVNVSIPEAAERAAATGADGVGLLRLEHMILSTNKTPQKYIADHGEDAYIEEIVEGVRRSADEFYPRPVRVRTLDAPTDEFRQLQGGGDEPDEHNPMLGYRGIRRSLDTPEVFVHELEAFRRLYEMGYDNVEIMFPLVNDVEDVRRARDLMEEAGIDIDKRSWGVMIETPASALCVGEMAKAGIDFASFGTNDLTQYTLAVDRNNGQVADRFDELHPAVLELIGETIETCREHDVETSICGQAGSKSKMVDFLVNEGVSSISANIDAVRDVQHEVKRVEQKLILDTVR, encoded by the coding sequence ATGGCCGTACTCTGGCTGGACGAGGTCGGAAAGGACGACATCGGCGACGTCGGCGGCAAGGGCGCGTCGCTCGGCGAACTCGCCGGTGCCGGACTGCCCGTGCCGCCCGCGTTCGTCGTCACCGCGGGAACCTACCGCTCGTTCATCGAGGAGACCGGGATCGACGAGGCACTGTTCGAGGCGGTCGACGTCGACCCCGACGACTCGGCCGCGCTCGCGGAGGCCCAGGCCCGCGCCGAGGAGCTCATCCTCGACACCGAGATGCCCGCCGACCTCCGCGAGGAGATCGTCGAAACCTACGGCAATCTCGACGACGGGGAGGCGTTCGTCGCGGTGCGCTCCTCGGCCACCGCCGAGGACCTCCCGGACGCTTCCTTCGCGGGCCAGCAGGAGACGTTCCTCAATGTCACCGAGGAGGATCTCGTCGAGCGGGTCCGGGAGTGCTGGGCGTCGCTGTTCACCCAGCGGGCGATCTACTACCGCGAACAGCAGGGGTTCGATCACGAAAAAGTGGACATCGCGGTGGTCGTCCAGCGGATGGTCGACGCCGAGAAGTCGGGCGTGATGTTCACCTCCCATCCCTCGACCGGCGAGGACGAGCTCATCATCGAGGCCGCGTGGGGGCTCGGCGAGGCGGTCGTGGCGGGCGAGGTCTCGCCCGACAACTACGTGATCGATCGGGCGAGCGGCGACCTCGACTCCGTGACGGTCGCCGAGAAGAACACGATGTACGTCAAAAGCGAGACCGGCGAAACCGTCTCGGAGGGCGTTCCCGAGGACAAACGCACCGCCCAGGTGCTCGACGAGAGCGAGATCGACAGGCTAGTCGAGCTCGGCGAGCGCGTCGAGGACCACTACGGCGAGCCCCAGGACGTGGAGTGGGCAATTGTAGACGGCGAGGTGTTCATGCTCCAGTCGCGGCCGATCACGACGATCACCGAAGCCGACGCGGGAGCCGGGGCCGAAACGGGCGTCGCGGACGGCAGCGGTGCCGACGACACGACGGCCGAGGAAGTCATTCTGACCGGACTCGGTGCGAGTCCCGGCGTGGCGAGCGGTCCGGTTCGCCTGGTCGAGCGGCTCGACCAACTCGACAAGGTCGAGGAGGGCGACCTCATCGTGACCGAGATGACCACGCCCGACATGGTGCCCGCGATGAAGCGCGCGGGCGGCATCGTGACCGACGAGGGCGGGATGACCTCCCACGCCGCCATCGTCTCGCGCGAACTCGGCGTCCCTGCCGTAGTGGGCTCCCAGAGCGCGACTGGTACTCTAGAGGACGGCCAGCTCGTCACGATCGACGGCGACAAGGGGACGATCCGCGAGGGCCGGACGACCGACGGCGAGCGCGACGCCGTCGAGGAGGTCCGCCCGCAATCCCCGGTCAAACCGATGACCGCGACCGAAGTGAAGGTCAACGTCTCGATTCCTGAAGCTGCGGAACGCGCGGCCGCGACGGGGGCCGACGGAGTGGGGCTTCTCCGACTGGAGCACATGATCCTCTCGACGAACAAGACCCCACAGAAGTACATCGCTGACCACGGCGAGGACGCCTACATCGAGGAGATCGTCGAGGGCGTCCGGCGCTCGGCCGACGAGTTCTACCCTCGACCAGTGAGAGTGCGCACGCTCGACGCACCCACGGACGAGTTCCGCCAGCTCCAGGGCGGCGGCGACGAACCCGATGAACACAACCCCATGCTCGGGTATCGGGGCATCCGCCGGAGCCTCGACACGCCCGAGGTGTTCGTCCACGAACTCGAAGCGTTCCGGCGGCTGTACGAGATGGGCTACGACAACGTCGAGATCATGTTCCCGCTCGTGAACGACGTCGAGGACGTCCGGCGGGCACGCGATCTGATGGAGGAGGCGGGCATCGACATCGACAAGCGGTCGTGGGGCGTGATGATCGAGACGCCCGCGAGCGCGCTGTGCGTCGGCGAGATGGCAAAGGCCGGCATCGACTTCGCCTCCTTCGGCACCAACGATCTCACCCAGTACACCCTCGCCGTGGACCGCAACAACGGCCAGGTCGCCGACCGGTTCGACGAGCTCCACCCCGCGGTGCTCGAACTCATCGGCGAGACGATCGAGACCTGTCGCGAGCACGACGTCGAGACGAGCATCTGTGGCCAGGCCGGCTCGAAATCGAAGATGGTGGATTTCCTCGTCAACGAGGGCGTCTCCTCGATCTCGGCGAACATCGACGCCGTTCGAGACGTGCAACACGAGGTCAAGCGGGTCGAGCAGAAGCTCATTCTCGATACCGTCCGCTGA
- a CDS encoding Rrf2 family transcriptional regulator, translating to MSSIELTDSQKKILQELVDLYRESESAVKGESIAEMVDRNPGTIRNQMQSLKALQLVEGVPGPKGGYKPTANAYSALDIQEMDEPETVPLSHNGEPVENANVQEIDLISVHHPEKCRAEIHLQGSVREFHDGDSVTVGPTPKSHLVIEGDIDGTVDTDNVLVLNTTGMQAPAEN from the coding sequence ATGTCATCTATCGAACTGACTGACAGTCAGAAGAAGATTCTTCAGGAACTGGTCGATCTCTATCGCGAGAGCGAGAGCGCGGTCAAGGGCGAGTCGATCGCGGAGATGGTCGACCGCAACCCCGGCACGATCCGCAACCAGATGCAGAGCCTCAAAGCGCTCCAGCTCGTCGAGGGTGTTCCAGGGCCGAAGGGCGGGTACAAGCCGACGGCGAACGCCTACAGCGCACTCGACATCCAGGAGATGGACGAGCCAGAGACCGTCCCGCTTTCGCACAACGGCGAGCCCGTCGAGAACGCGAACGTTCAGGAGATCGACCTCATCAGCGTCCACCACCCCGAGAAATGTCGCGCGGAGATCCATCTCCAGGGATCGGTCCGGGAGTTCCACGACGGCGACTCCGTGACGGTGGGTCCGACACCGAAATCACACCTCGTGATCGAGGGCGACATCGACGGAACGGTCGACACCGACAACGTCCTCGTCCTCAACACGACGGGGATGCAAGCCCCGGCCGAGAACTGA
- a CDS encoding NfeD family protein → MVLAFGHSLAAVPGAVVLQATDLVLNQLPLVLVVAGLGLMGLEALAPGAHFVVLGVALLVAGLVGVVLGTVFGGILGPVVLAVILAGIVLASGAGTLYAYRKFDFYGGKHMGQTSDSNSLRGKSGHVTERVTRSGGQVKLDGGGFNPYYAARALDSEIPEGEPVMVTDPGGGNVVTVEALGAIEGDIDRELARGREEADDERERETA, encoded by the coding sequence ATGGTACTGGCGTTCGGCCATTCGCTGGCTGCCGTGCCTGGCGCAGTCGTGCTCCAGGCCACGGATCTCGTCCTCAACCAGCTCCCGCTGGTGCTCGTGGTCGCCGGACTCGGGCTGATGGGCCTGGAGGCGCTCGCTCCCGGTGCGCACTTCGTGGTCCTCGGGGTCGCGCTGCTGGTCGCCGGACTGGTCGGGGTGGTGCTCGGAACGGTCTTCGGTGGCATCCTCGGCCCAGTGGTGCTCGCGGTCATCCTCGCGGGGATCGTGCTCGCCAGCGGCGCAGGGACCCTGTACGCCTATCGGAAGTTCGATTTCTACGGCGGGAAGCACATGGGCCAGACGAGCGACTCGAACTCCCTCCGGGGGAAGTCGGGTCACGTCACCGAACGCGTGACCCGGTCGGGCGGCCAGGTCAAGCTCGACGGCGGCGGGTTCAACCCCTACTACGCCGCGCGCGCCCTCGACAGCGAGATCCCCGAGGGCGAGCCAGTCATGGTCACCGACCCCGGCGGCGGCAACGTCGTCACCGTCGAGGCGCTCGGCGCGATCGAGGGCGACATCGATCGCGAGCTCGCCCGCGGGCGCGAGGAGGCCGACGACGAGCGCGAGCGCGAAACCGCCTGA
- a CDS encoding DUF7312 domain-containing protein — MTDDADDWKYAVEDFEESDEDGGGAPETEGESGTDQVDGQATDVFGEAGATDIEPGSPSLENTLFVCLGVAVALLVILGI; from the coding sequence ATGACCGACGACGCCGACGACTGGAAATATGCGGTCGAGGACTTCGAAGAGTCCGACGAGGACGGTGGTGGAGCGCCGGAGACGGAGGGCGAGTCGGGAACGGACCAGGTCGACGGACAGGCGACCGACGTGTTCGGCGAGGCGGGCGCGACCGACATCGAACCCGGATCGCCGAGCCTCGAGAACACGCTGTTCGTCTGTCTCGGGGTCGCGGTCGCGCTGCTCGTGATCCTCGGGATCTGA
- a CDS encoding DNA polymerase sliding clamp translates to MRTADDTAGHSFEAIADAETMGTIVDLVDALVDECRIELDDGGIRVPAVDPASVAMVDLELSDDAFESYESAGGRIGVDVGRLKEVVGMADRGQLIEFVLDPETRTLDITIDDLEYTLALIDPGSIRSPPDLSETAVDLPGGVVVEADAIDHALRAADMVSNQVAFGIDADASTFYVEAEGDTDDVSLVLSEDDLVAFTPDDAHSLFSLDYLQAIDRAIAGTPDVDLRLGTETPVEIGYEFADGAGTVEYVVSPRRTVDY, encoded by the coding sequence ATGCGTACCGCAGACGATACCGCTGGTCACTCCTTCGAGGCGATCGCGGACGCCGAGACGATGGGGACGATCGTCGACCTCGTCGATGCGCTCGTCGACGAGTGTCGCATCGAACTCGACGACGGCGGCATCCGGGTTCCGGCGGTCGATCCGGCGAGCGTCGCGATGGTCGACCTCGAACTGTCCGACGACGCGTTCGAGTCGTACGAGTCCGCTGGCGGACGGATCGGCGTCGATGTCGGCCGACTCAAGGAGGTCGTCGGGATGGCCGACCGCGGACAGTTGATCGAGTTCGTTCTCGATCCCGAAACGCGCACCCTCGACATCACCATCGACGACCTCGAATACACGCTCGCGCTCATCGACCCCGGCTCGATCCGATCGCCGCCCGACCTCTCGGAGACGGCTGTCGACCTCCCTGGCGGGGTCGTCGTTGAGGCCGACGCCATCGACCACGCCCTGCGAGCGGCGGACATGGTTTCGAACCAGGTCGCCTTCGGCATCGACGCGGACGCGAGCACCTTCTACGTCGAGGCCGAGGGCGACACCGACGACGTCTCGCTCGTCCTCAGCGAGGACGACCTCGTCGCGTTCACGCCGGACGACGCCCATTCGCTGTTCTCGCTCGACTACCTGCAGGCGATCGACCGAGCGATCGCCGGAACGCCGGACGTGGACCTCCGACTCGGTACCGAAACGCCGGTCGAGATCGGGTACGAGTTCGCCGACGGTGCCGGCACCGTCGAGTACGTCGTCAGTCCACGGAGAACCGTCGATTACTGA
- a CDS encoding YqaA family protein, which produces MSLPSAAAFAALADLAAVGAVPLQFGGLEEAVETATGWAGLGIIAVYSFLIAFVLPLPSEIVLFAPLQLGLPWWGELGLIIVVSGAGKAAGSLFAFHLGQEAKEAGPVIRFLRRSRFDIVEWSENKTIKIARKYGYAGLAMALCVPGFPDTLSIYAFSVLEEDYVKFALATFTGSVGRLVLWEAGFEAILELV; this is translated from the coding sequence GTGTCACTCCCGTCGGCCGCCGCGTTCGCCGCGCTCGCCGATCTCGCGGCCGTCGGGGCCGTGCCGCTGCAGTTCGGCGGGCTGGAGGAGGCAGTCGAGACCGCAACCGGCTGGGCGGGTCTGGGTATCATCGCCGTCTACTCCTTCCTCATTGCGTTCGTCCTGCCGTTACCCAGCGAGATCGTTCTGTTCGCACCGCTTCAGCTCGGCCTCCCGTGGTGGGGGGAGCTCGGCCTCATCATCGTCGTCAGCGGGGCCGGGAAGGCAGCCGGCAGCCTGTTCGCATTCCATCTCGGACAGGAGGCGAAGGAGGCCGGCCCCGTCATCCGCTTCTTGCGCCGGTCGCGGTTCGACATCGTGGAGTGGAGCGAGAACAAAACCATCAAGATAGCCCGCAAGTACGGTTACGCCGGGCTGGCGATGGCGCTGTGCGTCCCCGGGTTCCCGGATACGCTCTCCATCTACGCGTTCTCCGTTCTCGAGGAGGACTACGTGAAGTTCGCGCTCGCCACATTTACCGGTAGCGTCGGACGACTCGTCCTCTGGGAGGCGGGATTCGAGGCCATTCTCGAGCTCGTTTGA
- a CDS encoding SPFH domain-containing protein has translation MTLVPLQAGLGFAPVIVVLLVLLVAIITVYSAVEIVNAYEKRALTVLGDYRKLLEPGINFVPPFVNNTYPFDMRTQTLDVPRQEAITRDNSPVTADAVVYIKVMDAKKAFLEVDDYKRAVSNLAQTTLRAVLGDMDLDDTLSKRSEINGRIRKELDEPTDEWGVRVESVEVREVNPSADVQQAMEQQTSAERRRRAMILEAQGERRSAVESAEGEKQSNIIRAQGEKQSQILEAQGDAVSTVLRAKSAESMGERAVIDKGMETLESIGQGESTTFVLPQELSSMLGRYGKHLTGSDVREDGQDLDSLDFDDETRELIGLDDIDEIIGNIDEDAELDIEAMEQEAEAIKTGEATGDIQDPDQVIAEMDEPSGTTSGGGTDEGTSEGSKSMEGPNVTDEASDAEESEAEPEAN, from the coding sequence ATGACACTCGTTCCGCTTCAGGCCGGGCTCGGCTTCGCCCCGGTCATCGTGGTACTGCTGGTGTTGCTGGTCGCGATCATCACCGTCTACAGCGCGGTGGAGATCGTCAACGCCTACGAGAAGCGTGCGCTCACGGTGCTCGGCGACTACCGGAAACTGCTCGAACCCGGGATCAACTTCGTCCCGCCGTTCGTCAACAACACCTACCCGTTCGACATGCGGACCCAGACCCTGGACGTCCCGCGCCAGGAGGCGATCACGCGCGACAACTCGCCCGTGACCGCCGATGCAGTGGTGTACATCAAGGTGATGGACGCGAAGAAGGCGTTTCTGGAGGTCGACGACTACAAGCGCGCCGTCTCGAACCTCGCCCAGACCACCCTCAGAGCCGTACTCGGCGACATGGACCTCGACGACACGCTGAGCAAGCGCTCGGAGATCAACGGCCGAATCAGAAAAGAGCTCGACGAGCCGACCGACGAGTGGGGCGTTCGTGTCGAGTCGGTCGAGGTTCGCGAAGTGAACCCCTCGGCGGACGTCCAGCAGGCGATGGAGCAGCAGACCTCCGCCGAGCGGCGTCGCCGTGCGATGATCCTCGAAGCCCAGGGTGAACGCCGGAGCGCGGTCGAGAGTGCGGAGGGTGAGAAACAGTCGAACATCATCCGCGCCCAGGGTGAAAAGCAGAGCCAGATCCTCGAAGCGCAGGGTGATGCGGTCTCGACAGTGTTGCGAGCGAAATCCGCCGAGTCGATGGGTGAGCGCGCGGTGATCGACAAGGGGATGGAGACGCTCGAATCGATCGGTCAGGGCGAGTCGACGACGTTCGTCCTGCCCCAGGAGCTCTCCTCGATGCTCGGCCGGTACGGCAAGCACCTCACGGGCAGCGACGTCCGGGAGGACGGACAGGACCTCGACAGCCTCGACTTCGACGACGAGACCCGCGAGCTGATCGGGCTCGACGACATCGACGAGATCATCGGCAACATCGACGAGGACGCCGAACTCGACATCGAGGCGATGGAACAGGAGGCCGAAGCGATCAAAACCGGGGAGGCGACCGGCGACATCCAGGATCCCGATCAGGTCATCGCGGAGATGGACGAACCCAGCGGCACGACGAGTGGCGGCGGCACGGACGAGGGGACGTCGGAAGGCAGCAAGTCGATGGAAGGACCAAACGTCACCGACGAGGCGAGCGACGCCGAAGAGAGCGAGGCCGAACCGGAAGCCAACTGA